The genomic segment TCGACCAAATTTTAGGAGGTCTTGGTGACGGTGGTGGCGGTGGTGGCGGTGGTGGTGGAGGAGGTGGTGGAGGAGGTAGTGATGGTGGATTTGGTGCTGGCTTTGGATTTGGCGAAGGTTATGGATCAGGTGCAAATGATGGACTTGGCAAAATTGTAGGAGGTCTAATTGGCGGCAGCGGCGGTGGGGGTGGCGGagggggtggtggtggtggtcagAATGGTGGTAGTGGTTTTGGCATTGGATATGGAGAGGGTCACAGATCCGGTCCAAATGGTGGTGGAAATGGAGGAGGGGGAGGTGGTGGTGGAGGCGGTGGTGGTGGTGATAATGGTGGTAGTGGTTTTGGCATTGGATATGGAGAGGGTCACGGATCCGGTCCAAATGGTGGTGGAAGCGGCGGTGGTGGCGGTGGTGGTGGCGGAGGTGGTGGCGATCAAAATGATGGTAGTGGTTTTGGCTTTGGATATGGCGAGGGTCACGGATCTGGTGCAAATGGTGGTGGCGGAGGAGGAGGGGGTGGCggtggaggtggtggtggtggtcaaaatggtggtAGTGGTTTTGGTTTCGGACAAGGGTCGGGCTATGGTGATGGTGGCAATTGATCCatgtattttctcaaatatttttattaaagataATAAGTATAAAGCATGTTTGGTAACGTGCATTTGcttgaaataattttcaaataactatttTGCGCCTCTATTGGGACTTCcatttttttttcctaatatttagtGTTATGGCCATTGATTCTTTCtacaaatttgattattattaacgACATTATGGCATTGTTGAAAGTATGATGT from the Capsicum annuum cultivar UCD-10X-F1 chromosome 9, UCD10Xv1.1, whole genome shotgun sequence genome contains:
- the LOC107841193 gene encoding glycine-rich cell wall structural protein 2-like produces the protein MATPTFSLTKQRPRKQLFIVGAKMTCKLMLLVVFGVLVQTCSARKLLGDSIVPNLPIIKGGVDQILGGLGDGGGGGGGGGGGGGGGGSDGGFGAGFGFGEGYGSGANDGLGKIVGGLIGGSGGGGGGGGGGGGQNGGSGFGIGYGEGHRSGPNGGGNGGGGGGGGGGGGGDNGGSGFGIGYGEGHGSGPNGGGSGGGGGGGGGGGGDQNDGSGFGFGYGEGHGSGANGGGGGGGGGGGGGGGGQNGGSGFGFGQGSGYGDGGN